Within Sorangiineae bacterium MSr11367, the genomic segment GTGGGCCGGATACGGCGACCGAGAGGTCGTGCTCACCGACACGGTCGGGTTCATTCGCGATCTGCCGAAGGATCTCTTTGCCGCTTTCCGTGCCACCTTCGAGGAAGCGGCCGATGCGGACGTTCTCCTTCACGTGGTGGATGCGTCGGATCCAGACAAGGAAGGTCACATCCAGACCACCGAGAACCTTCTCGCCGAGCTCGACCTCGACGGCATTCCGCGCATCCTCGTCTACAACAAGGCGGACCTGCTGGAGCCCATCAATGCGAAGGCCATGCTTCGCGGGGCGCGTTCCCACGAGGAGGCCGAGGTGGTGATGGTGAGCGCGACGCAGCGCGAAACGACCCTGCCGCTCATCGAGTCCATCGCGCGCAAGCTGGAGGGTCGATGGGATGCCAGCGCCAAAGGTGGGTGGGCCAATGCGTCAGCCCCGGTGTCCGAGGAACTCGCGTCAGGTGAAAGCGTCGCGCCTGCAGAGGACGGCACGGAGCTCTTCGAATCGCATCAGGCGAGCCTGCACGAGATGCTCGCGGCTGCAGGAAAGCGCACGCGCCGCGTCAGCGTAAGCTCATGATTTCTGGCGGAGGATGCGGTACGAACGCTCCATGAGTGAGCCGCGCATCGTGCGTGCCCCGCGGGGCACCGAGCTTTCGTGCAAAGGGTGGATTCAAGAGGCCGCGTACCGGATGCTCCAGAACAACCTCGACCCCGAGGTGGCGGAGCGTCCGGGAGATTTGGTGGTCTACGGCGGCACCGGCAAGGCGGCGCGCACGTGGGAGGCGTTCGACGTCATCCTGCGCGAGCTGCGCGATCTCGGCAACGATGAGACGTTGCTCGTCCAATCTGGAAAGGCCGTAGGTCGTTTCCGCACGCACCCGGACGCTCCGCGTGTGCTCATCGCCAATTCGAACCTGGTGCCCAAGTGGGCCACGTGGGACGAGTTCCGCAGGCTCGAAGGCCTGGGCCTGACGATGTACGGGCAGATGACCGCGGGCTCGTGGATCTACATCGGCTCGCAAGGCATTCTGCAGGGCACGTACGAGACGTTCGTGGCCGCCCGCAAGGTGTACGCGAAGCGCCATCCGGGAAAGACGCCGTGGGTGCTCACCGCGGGTCTCGGTGGCATGGGCGGCGCGCAGCCGCTCGCCGCGACGATGGCCGGCATGTCCTGTCTCGCCGTCGAGGTGGATCCGTCGCGCATCTCGAAGCGGCTCGAAACGCGCTACGTGGACGTCCGCATCGACGACTTGGACGCGGCCCTCGCGCGCATCGAGCAGGCCGACAAGAGCGGCACGCCGGTGAGCATCGGGCTCTGTGGCAACGCCGCCGAAGTGTTTCCCGAGCTCGTGCGCCGAGGCATCGTTCCGCCGCTCGTCACCGAGCAGACCAGCGCGCACGATCCGCTGCACGGCTACATCCCCGCGGGCTTCTCGTTGGAGGAAGCCGCCAACTTGCGCACGGAAGACCCCGAGGGCTACGTCGAGCGCGCCAAGGCCGGCATGCACGACACGGTGGAGGCCATGCTCGCGTTCCAGAAGGCGGGCGCGGAGGTCTTCGACTACGGGAACAACATCCGCGCCGGCGCGATGGATGCGGGGCTCGAGCGCGCGTACGACATCAAGGGATTCGTCCCGCTGTACGTGCGTCCGCTGTTCTGCGAGGGCAAAGGCCCCTTCCGCTGGGCCGCGCT encodes:
- the hutU gene encoding urocanate hydratase gives rise to the protein MSEPRIVRAPRGTELSCKGWIQEAAYRMLQNNLDPEVAERPGDLVVYGGTGKAARTWEAFDVILRELRDLGNDETLLVQSGKAVGRFRTHPDAPRVLIANSNLVPKWATWDEFRRLEGLGLTMYGQMTAGSWIYIGSQGILQGTYETFVAARKVYAKRHPGKTPWVLTAGLGGMGGAQPLAATMAGMSCLAVEVDPSRISKRLETRYVDVRIDDLDAALARIEQADKSGTPVSIGLCGNAAEVFPELVRRGIVPPLVTEQTSAHDPLHGYIPAGFSLEEAANLRTEDPEGYVERAKAGMHDTVEAMLAFQKAGAEVFDYGNNIRAGAMDAGLERAYDIKGFVPLYVRPLFCEGKGPFRWAALSGDPADIAATDEAVLSVVPGDEDLRRWITLARERIQFQGLPSRICWLGYGARAKAGLLFNELVRTGKVKAPIVIGRDHLDCGSVASPNRETEGMKDGSDAIADWAILNALVNTAAGASWVSFHHGGGVGIGNSLHAGMVVVADGTKEAAARLERVLTSDPGMGVIRHVDSGYDEAAQCAEAHGVHVPHRTR